TGATCAGCCCCAGAAGGAAGAGCGGGTTCATGATGGAAAGCCCTTCATAGATCCCCAGGGGCCCCACCGTGCCGTATTTCGCCGAAAGCAGCTGGATGATCGAAAAGATGAGGGTGGTCGCGCCGACGACGGCCGTTCCGATGAGCACCGGCTTGGCGGTCGCCTTGAAGGTGTTCCCCGCCCCGTCGTTCTCCTCGAGGTACACCTTCGCGTTCTCGAAGTCGGGCTCGAAGCCGAACGTCTTCTTGATGTCCTGCTTGATGTCCGGGATCGTCTCGATCGAGGAGAGCTCGTACACCGACTGGGCGTTGTCGGTCACCGGGCCGTACGAGTCGACGGCGATCGTGACCGGCCCCATCCCGAGGAAGCCGAAGGCGATCAGCCCGAAGGCGAAGATCGCCGGGGCCACCATGATGTCGCCCAGCCCCAGCGTGGAGACGGCGTAGCCGCCCGCCATCAGGGAGATGATCGCGAGCCCCAGCCAGTAGGCGGCGAAGTTCCCGGCGATCAGGCCCGAGAGGATGTTGAGGGACGCGCCGCCCTCGCGGGAGGCCGTGACCACCTCGCGGACGTGGCCCGAGTTCGTGGAGGTGAAGACCTTGACCAGCTCGGGGATGATCGCGCCGGCCAGGGTCCCGCAGGTGATGATCGTGGAGAGCTTCCACCAGAGCGTCCCGTCGCCCAGCGCCGGGATCAGCAGGTACGACAGCAGGTACGTCATCGCGATGGAGACGAACGAGGTGAGCCAGATGAGGGAGGTCAGCGGGTGCTCGAAGTTGAACTTGGCCGACTCACCGTACTTCCCCTTGTTGTAGACGCCGTTGATCCCGTAGGAGACGGCGCTCGTCACGATCATCCCGATGCGCATCACGAAGATCCAGACCAGGAGCTGGATCTGTATGGAGGACTTGGCGGCGGGGTCGAGCTTCTGCCCGACCGCGAGCAGGATGAAGGTGATGAGGGCCACGCCCGTGACGCCGTACGTCTCGAAGCCGTCCGCCGTGGGGCCGACCGAGTCGCCCGCGTTGTCGCCCGTGCAGTCGGCGATGACGCCGGGGTTGCGCACGTCGTCCTCCTTGATCTTGAAGACGATCTTCATCAGGTCCGACCCGATGTCGGCGATCTTGGTGAAGATGCCGCCCGCGATCCGCAGCGCCGCCGCGCCCAGCGACTCGCCGATGGCGAAGCCGATGAAACAGGGACCCGCCATATCACCGGGGACGAAGAGGAGGATGATGAGCATGAGGATCAGCTCGACGGCGATCAGGAGCATCCCGATGCTCATCCCGGCCTTGAGGGGGATCTCCAGCGTCGGGTACGGCTTTCCCTTCAGCCCGGCGAAGGCGGTCCGCGAGTTGGCGAACGTGTTCATCCGGATCCCGAACCACGCCACCGAGTAGCTGCCGAGGATGCCGACGATGCTGAAGACGACGATGACCCCGACCTTGAAGGGTTCCATCGAGCGGCTGAAGTACCAGACCATGATCGCGGCGATGAAGACCCACAGGATGGCGAGGAACTTCCCCTGCTGGATCAGGTACGTCTTGCACGTCTCCCAGATCAGCTCGGAGATCTCTAACATCGACTTGTGGACCGGCAGGTTCCGGATCTGCGAGAACTGGACGAGGCTGAAGGCGATGCCCAGGACGCAGATCACGAGCCCCCCCAGCAGCAGGTTGTGCCCGTTCATCCCGAGGAAGCTCTCCTTGGCCAGGTCGGGGATGATCAGATCCGCCTCGCTCGCGTTGGCCGCGGTGGCCAACAGGACGAGAACCAGCGCCGCCATCGCGGGAAACAACTTCCTCGCGAGGGCGGTAAACCGTGCGACAAACGTGTCAGTCATGGCCCCTCCGTATCTGTTCTGTTTTTAACGGATAGTGCGTGGCGGGAGATCCGCCGGAATTATCGTGAAATCGAGCGGGTCGGCACACTGTCGACAGCCGCCCGCATCCGAAACGGGCAATTTGTACCACGCGGCGTCCCGCGGGTCAAGGGGAAAAGCCCCCCTGTTGGCCCGCTCCTTGCCATGCCGCCCGGGAAGTAGCATTCTTTATCCTGTGATGGTGAGTGCCGCCGATATTCTTAACGCCCGCATTCTGATCGTAGACGATCAGGAAGCCAATGTGCGGCTGCTTGAGCAAATGCTGAGTAGTGCCGGCTATGCGTGCATTACGTCGACGAGGGATCCGCAAGCCGTCTGCGCCCTGCATCGCGATAACCACTACGACCTGATTCTGCTCGATCTGCAGATGCCCGGCATGGATGGTTTCCAGGTGATGGAAGGTCTGAAGGCAATCGAAACGGACAGCTACGTT
Above is a window of Deltaproteobacteria bacterium DNA encoding:
- a CDS encoding response regulator, with product MVSAADILNARILIVDDQEANVRLLEQMLSSAGYACITSTRDPQAVCALHRDNHYDLILLDLQMPGMDGFQVMEGLKAIETDSYV
- a CDS encoding sodium-translocating pyrophosphatase; amino-acid sequence: MAALVLVLLATAANASEADLIIPDLAKESFLGMNGHNLLLGGLVICVLGIAFSLVQFSQIRNLPVHKSMLEISELIWETCKTYLIQQGKFLAILWVFIAAIMVWYFSRSMEPFKVGVIVVFSIVGILGSYSVAWFGIRMNTFANSRTAFAGLKGKPYPTLEIPLKAGMSIGMLLIAVELILMLIILLFVPGDMAGPCFIGFAIGESLGAAALRIAGGIFTKIADIGSDLMKIVFKIKEDDVRNPGVIADCTGDNAGDSVGPTADGFETYGVTGVALITFILLAVGQKLDPAAKSSIQIQLLVWIFVMRIGMIVTSAVSYGINGVYNKGKYGESAKFNFEHPLTSLIWLTSFVSIAMTYLLSYLLIPALGDGTLWWKLSTIITCGTLAGAIIPELVKVFTSTNSGHVREVVTASREGGASLNILSGLIAGNFAAYWLGLAIISLMAGGYAVSTLGLGDIMVAPAIFAFGLIAFGFLGMGPVTIAVDSYGPVTDNAQSVYELSSIETIPDIKQDIKKTFGFEPDFENAKVYLEENDGAGNTFKATAKPVLIGTAVVGATTLIFSIIQLLSAKYGTVGPLGIYEGLSIMNPLFLLGLITGGAVIYWFSGASCQAVTTGAYRAVEFIKKNIKLEG